The Nitrosomonas cryotolerans ATCC 49181 genome includes a window with the following:
- a CDS encoding thiopurine S-methyltransferase, with translation MKNENWLRRWKQEAIGFHQDQINPYLRQYWPALNLSSGSEVFVPLCGKSRDMLWLRQQAHAVLGVELSPIAVQAFFRENNHTPQRIARRSFDQFETTDIRILCGDFFDLSKADLAKISAVYDRASLVALPPAIRKHYVRHLLHILPPATQILLITFDYPQTEMSGPPFSVTPDEVTALYHEHVEIKLLTQCDVLAQNPRFQKRGLSRAQESIFMLTLPD, from the coding sequence GCAGGAGGCGATTGGCTTTCATCAGGATCAGATTAACCCCTATTTACGCCAATACTGGCCAGCATTGAATCTTTCTTCCGGCAGCGAAGTGTTTGTGCCGCTGTGTGGTAAAAGCCGCGATATGCTCTGGCTGCGTCAACAGGCACATGCCGTATTGGGCGTCGAATTAAGCCCTATCGCGGTACAAGCCTTTTTCAGGGAAAACAATCACACGCCACAGCGCATTGCACGCAGATCTTTCGATCAATTTGAAACAACGGATATCCGTATCTTATGCGGTGATTTTTTCGATCTGAGCAAAGCGGATCTGGCGAAGATCAGCGCTGTCTATGATCGCGCATCCCTGGTTGCATTGCCGCCTGCGATACGCAAGCATTATGTGCGTCACCTGCTGCACATCTTGCCTCCGGCAACACAAATACTGCTCATTACTTTCGACTATCCCCAGACGGAAATGTCCGGCCCGCCATTCTCGGTGACTCCGGATGAAGTCACCGCGCTCTATCATGAACATGTCGAAATAAAACTGTTAACGCAATGCGACGTGCTCGCCCAGAATCCACGCTTTCAGAAACGCGGACTGAGCCGCGCGCAGGAAAGCATCTTCATGCTGACATTACCGGATTAA